A single region of the Chromatiales bacterium genome encodes:
- a CDS encoding rhodanese-like domain-containing protein produces the protein MFKALSALGLVLLLLVSSLASANDEFPGRATYNTIPVMELEELAAQLDKVHVVDVRSKYEFDVLHIKGAVHIALDDAAFVEKLEALKGQAAQPIVFYCNGKTCYKSYKACDKAKGRGIEEVYAYDAGIFDWAKAQPEASVLLGRSPVDPARLISGDDFNKRLLAPEKFAEMVHGTNATVIDLREATQRAATSLFPNRQEDISLDDTAAIDARLARVAQRGGTVLIYDEAGKQVQWFQYYLEDKGIKDYYFMKGGSKAFFKEVLMM, from the coding sequence ATGTTCAAGGCGCTTTCCGCCCTCGGGCTTGTCCTGCTGCTGCTCGTATCCTCCCTGGCCTCTGCCAACGACGAATTCCCCGGCCGCGCGACCTACAACACCATCCCGGTGATGGAGCTGGAAGAGTTGGCCGCCCAGCTCGACAAGGTGCACGTGGTGGACGTGCGCTCCAAGTACGAGTTCGACGTGCTGCACATCAAGGGCGCCGTGCATATCGCGCTGGACGATGCGGCCTTTGTCGAGAAGCTGGAGGCCCTGAAGGGTCAGGCCGCGCAGCCGATCGTGTTCTACTGCAACGGCAAGACCTGCTACAAGTCGTACAAGGCCTGCGACAAGGCCAAGGGCCGCGGCATCGAGGAGGTCTATGCCTACGACGCCGGCATCTTCGACTGGGCCAAGGCCCAGCCCGAGGCCTCGGTGCTGCTGGGCCGCTCGCCGGTCGACCCGGCCCGCCTGATCAGCGGCGACGACTTCAACAAGCGCCTGCTTGCGCCGGAGAAGTTCGCCGAGATGGTGCACGGCACGAATGCCACCGTGATCGACCTCCGCGAGGCCACGCAGCGCGCCGCCACCTCGCTGTTCCCCAACCGCCAGGAAGACATCTCGCTGGACGACACCGCCGCCATCGACGCCCGGCTCGCGCGCGTCGCCCAGCGCGGCGGCACCGTGCTGATCTACGACGAGGCCGGCAAGCAGGTGCAGTGGTTCCAGTACTACCTGGAAGACAAGGGCATCAAGGACTACTACTTCATGAAGGGCGGCTCCAAGGCCTTCTTCAAGGAAGTGCTGATGATGTAA